One Pseudonocardia sediminis DNA window includes the following coding sequences:
- a CDS encoding catalase family protein, protein MSTNQTRTAPIPYSDDVEQIQPHEAEHIQRCIDAMHRTNEMTFDQHRHGYRATHAKSHGILRGTLEIHDDLPPELAQGLFATPGTHPVVVRIATETGQLDDDRAANARGFSLKVLDVPGEKMHPRTPDLPVQDLLFNTLPVLPPGTAKKFMELAEIRERYFHDLEGMDEAVGERDDAEELTAFGRLANIHPLAHAYYTQAAFRYGDYVAKIAVYPGTAEQEALSERSVTDADPDHILRDLLASWATDRETVFDVRVQLRTNAETMPVEDAAVYWPEDESPYRSVATVRLPPQDAYSPARRVFADDRLAFRPWNGLPAHRPLGSVNRLRRRAYEVMGQQRFTLNATTGTEMTSVDELPF, encoded by the coding sequence GTGAGCACGAACCAGACGCGCACCGCACCGATCCCGTACAGCGACGACGTCGAGCAGATCCAGCCCCACGAGGCCGAGCACATCCAGCGCTGCATCGACGCCATGCACCGCACCAACGAGATGACGTTCGACCAGCACCGTCACGGCTACCGCGCCACGCACGCCAAGAGTCACGGCATCCTGCGCGGGACCCTCGAGATCCACGACGACCTGCCGCCGGAGCTGGCCCAGGGCCTGTTCGCGACGCCGGGCACGCACCCCGTCGTGGTCCGGATCGCGACCGAGACCGGCCAGCTCGACGACGACCGCGCCGCCAACGCGCGCGGGTTCTCGCTCAAGGTCCTCGACGTGCCCGGTGAGAAGATGCATCCGCGGACGCCGGACCTGCCGGTGCAGGACCTCCTGTTCAACACGCTGCCGGTGCTGCCGCCGGGGACGGCGAAGAAGTTCATGGAGCTCGCCGAGATCCGGGAGCGCTACTTCCACGACCTCGAGGGGATGGACGAGGCCGTCGGTGAGCGCGACGACGCCGAGGAGCTGACCGCCTTCGGCCGGCTGGCCAACATCCACCCGCTCGCGCACGCCTACTACACCCAGGCCGCGTTCCGGTACGGCGACTACGTCGCCAAGATCGCGGTGTACCCGGGCACGGCCGAGCAGGAGGCACTGTCCGAGCGCTCGGTCACCGACGCCGACCCGGACCACATCCTGCGCGACCTGCTCGCGAGCTGGGCGACCGATCGCGAGACCGTGTTCGACGTCCGGGTGCAGCTGCGCACGAACGCCGAGACGATGCCCGTCGAGGACGCGGCCGTGTACTGGCCGGAGGACGAGAGCCCCTACCGCAGCGTGGCGACCGTGCGGCTGCCCCCGCAGGACGCGTACTCCCCGGCCCGGCGCGTGTTCGCCGACGACCGGCTGGCGTTCCGGCCGTGGAACGGCCTGCCGGCGCACCGCCCGCTGGGATCGGTGAACCGCCTGCGCCGCCGCGCCTACGAGGTGATGGGGCAGCAACGCTTCACGCTCAACGCGACCACCGGCACGGAGATGACCTCGGTCGACGAACTGCCGTTCTAG
- a CDS encoding VOC family protein, which produces MTFSAVAHVAIVVRDMAASIAWYERVLGFERSGEAKEGPPEAGHPRQLLKHPDSGFVLGIHEPHRRSDDLFDPSRTGLDHVAVHVSERADLDAWSARFDELGVEHSPVRDAGYAEFVSVFDPDRIAWELWWAKPS; this is translated from the coding sequence GTGACGTTCTCCGCCGTCGCGCACGTCGCGATCGTCGTGCGCGACATGGCGGCGAGCATCGCCTGGTACGAGCGGGTCCTGGGGTTCGAGCGCTCCGGCGAGGCCAAGGAGGGTCCGCCCGAGGCGGGCCACCCGCGGCAGTTGTTGAAGCACCCGGACAGCGGGTTCGTGCTCGGCATCCACGAGCCGCACCGGCGCTCCGACGACCTGTTCGACCCGTCGCGGACGGGTCTCGACCACGTCGCGGTCCACGTCTCCGAGCGGGCCGACCTCGACGCCTGGTCGGCGCGGTTCGACGAGCTCGGCGTCGAGCACTCCCCCGTCCGCGACGCCGGCTACGCCGAGTTCGTCTCGGTGTTCGACCCGGATCGGATCGCGTGGGAGCTGTGGTGGGCCAAGCCGTCCTGA
- a CDS encoding NAD-dependent succinate-semialdehyde dehydrogenase, whose protein sequence is MAISTTNPATGEVVREFDELTDDQIEQKLQRAHDAFQAYRDTTFAQRSGWLRAAADILDAETDEFARLATLEMGKTFASAKGEVSKCAYGLRWYADNAERALADVPWSPKSAPEGARVFTRFQPLGPVLAVMPWNFPYWQVFRFAAPALMAGNVGLLKHASNVPQVATAIEDVFTRAGLPEGAFQTLLVGSSKIEAMIDDDRVRAVTLTGSEPAGREVGARAGKNVKASVLELGGSDPFIVMPSADLDATVEQAVTSRLLNNGQSCINAKRFIVHADVVDAFTEKMVASMEALTVGDPMDDGTDVGPMSQAQGVTDLDKQVRDSVAAGARLLTGGKPLGGPGNFYPPSVLTDIPEDAPAYREELFGPVAMIFRANDVDDAIRIANDSPFGLGGSAWTTDDAEKERFVNEVETGMMYINKFTESTAEVPFGGAKNSGYGRELADFGPQSFVNAKTVWIQ, encoded by the coding sequence ATGGCAATCTCAACGACGAACCCCGCGACCGGCGAGGTCGTCCGGGAGTTCGACGAGCTCACCGACGACCAGATCGAGCAGAAGCTCCAGCGCGCGCACGACGCGTTCCAGGCCTACCGCGACACCACGTTCGCCCAGCGCTCCGGCTGGCTGCGCGCCGCCGCGGACATCCTCGACGCCGAGACCGACGAGTTCGCCCGTCTCGCCACCCTGGAGATGGGCAAGACGTTCGCCTCGGCGAAGGGCGAGGTGTCGAAGTGCGCGTACGGGCTGCGCTGGTACGCCGACAACGCCGAGCGCGCCCTGGCCGACGTGCCGTGGTCCCCGAAGAGCGCACCCGAGGGCGCGCGGGTGTTCACCCGGTTCCAGCCGCTCGGGCCGGTGCTGGCCGTCATGCCGTGGAACTTCCCGTACTGGCAGGTGTTCCGCTTCGCCGCCCCCGCGCTGATGGCCGGCAACGTCGGGCTGCTCAAGCACGCGTCGAACGTCCCGCAGGTCGCGACCGCGATCGAGGACGTGTTCACCCGCGCCGGGCTGCCCGAGGGCGCGTTCCAGACGCTGCTCGTCGGCTCGTCGAAGATCGAGGCGATGATCGACGACGACCGCGTCCGCGCCGTCACCCTGACCGGCAGCGAGCCGGCCGGGCGTGAGGTCGGCGCGCGCGCCGGGAAGAACGTCAAGGCCAGCGTGCTCGAGCTCGGCGGCAGCGACCCGTTCATCGTGATGCCCTCGGCCGACCTCGACGCCACGGTCGAGCAGGCCGTCACCTCGCGCCTGCTCAACAACGGCCAGTCCTGCATCAACGCGAAGCGCTTCATCGTGCACGCCGACGTCGTGGACGCGTTCACCGAGAAGATGGTCGCGTCGATGGAGGCCCTGACCGTCGGCGACCCGATGGACGACGGCACCGACGTCGGCCCGATGTCGCAGGCCCAGGGGGTCACCGACCTCGACAAGCAGGTGCGGGACAGCGTCGCCGCGGGCGCCCGGCTGCTCACCGGCGGCAAGCCCCTCGGCGGACCGGGAAACTTCTACCCGCCGTCGGTGCTGACCGACATCCCGGAGGACGCCCCCGCCTACCGCGAGGAGCTGTTCGGTCCGGTCGCGATGATCTTCCGTGCGAACGACGTCGACGACGCGATCCGGATCGCCAACGACTCCCCGTTCGGCCTGGGCGGCAGCGCCTGGACCACCGACGACGCGGAGAAGGAGCGCTTCGTCAACGAGGTCGAGACCGGAATGATGTACATCAACAAGTTCACCGAGTCGACGGCCGAGGTCCCGTTCGGCGGGGCGAAGAACTCCGGCTACGGGCGCGAGCTGGCCGACTTCGGGCCGCAGTCGTTCGTCAACGCGAAGACGGTGTGGATCCAGTGA
- a CDS encoding GyrI-like domain-containing protein, giving the protein MQTFPTPQIVERTEQSYVGVTRTVTMTTMGEIADRIPVLIGRLAELGVAPAGAPFLRYLLIDMDRSLTVEAGVPVLGPAPRDELWQTRVIPAGRYATLTHTGHPDELIAVTDGLLAWGEEHGHRWDVERRPDGDRWGCRLEAFHSNPMEVSIDAWVTELTFRLAD; this is encoded by the coding sequence ATGCAGACGTTTCCGACACCGCAGATCGTCGAACGCACCGAGCAGTCCTACGTCGGGGTGACCCGCACGGTCACGATGACGACGATGGGCGAGATCGCCGACCGGATCCCGGTCCTGATCGGCCGGCTCGCCGAGCTCGGGGTCGCGCCGGCCGGGGCACCGTTCCTGCGTTACCTGCTGATCGACATGGACCGGTCGCTCACGGTGGAGGCCGGCGTGCCGGTGCTCGGCCCGGCTCCCCGGGACGAGCTGTGGCAGACGCGCGTCATCCCGGCCGGTCGGTACGCGACGCTGACCCACACCGGCCATCCGGACGAGCTGATCGCCGTCACCGACGGGCTGCTTGCCTGGGGTGAGGAGCACGGTCACCGGTGGGACGTGGAACGCAGGCCCGACGGGGACCGCTGGGGATGCCGGCTGGAGGCCTTCCACTCGAATCCGATGGAGGTCTCGATCGACGCCTGGGTCACCGAGCTGACCTTCCGGCTCGCCGACTGA
- a CDS encoding TetR/AcrR family transcriptional regulator, protein MTPAPARRRLPPEQRERQVLDGAARVFARSGFHDASMDDVADEAGVSKPMVYTHGGGSKEELFARCIRREAERLLTSVSGDLGSADPETRLFRGLRAFFTTVTTHREGWMVLYRQARSGTFAGEVFDARSRIVTRVAELLADSAVDPAAALPVASTLVGATEGLADWYFDGGSGTPEDLAAQLMTVVWPGLAALRAGRAWSPPGTGPGS, encoded by the coding sequence GTGACTCCCGCTCCGGCCCGCCGCCGTCTCCCGCCCGAGCAGCGGGAGCGCCAGGTGCTGGACGGGGCGGCCCGGGTGTTCGCCCGCAGCGGCTTCCACGACGCGTCGATGGACGACGTCGCCGACGAGGCCGGGGTCTCGAAGCCGATGGTCTACACCCACGGCGGCGGGTCGAAGGAGGAGCTGTTCGCCCGCTGCATCCGGCGCGAGGCGGAACGGCTGCTGACCTCGGTGTCCGGTGACCTCGGCAGCGCGGACCCGGAGACGCGGCTGTTCCGCGGGCTGCGCGCGTTCTTCACCACCGTCACCACGCACCGCGAGGGCTGGATGGTGCTCTACCGGCAGGCCCGCTCCGGCACGTTCGCCGGTGAGGTGTTCGACGCCCGCAGCCGGATCGTCACCCGCGTCGCGGAGCTGCTGGCCGACTCCGCGGTCGACCCGGCCGCCGCGCTCCCGGTGGCGTCGACGCTGGTGGGGGCCACGGAGGGGCTCGCCGACTGGTACTTCGACGGCGGCAGCGGGACGCCGGAGGACCTCGCGGCGCAGCTGATGACCGTCGTCTGGCCGGGCCTGGCCGCCCTGCGGGCGGGGCGGGCCTGGTCCCCGCCCGGCACCGGCCCCGGTTCATGA
- a CDS encoding SCP2 sterol-binding domain-containing protein, protein MADTVDVNELGRSVDPKSLSDEQLIETLTVALRDGDPADVDPSLFARLVKSASKSQLSTVMSSSVRRDVLEAIFGRMSEFYSSQGASGKRQVVHWHIKDGKELDSFQTVLADGTCTVTHGTDEEYRTALTMPGTEFLKVVTNNASPVTLFMTRKLKVEGDVGFATALQKMFTIPSA, encoded by the coding sequence ATGGCCGACACGGTCGACGTCAACGAACTGGGTCGCAGCGTCGACCCGAAGTCGCTGTCCGACGAGCAGCTGATCGAGACCCTGACCGTCGCGTTGCGCGACGGGGACCCCGCCGACGTCGACCCGTCGCTGTTCGCGCGGCTGGTCAAGAGCGCGTCGAAGTCGCAGCTGTCCACGGTCATGTCCTCGAGCGTGCGCCGGGACGTGCTGGAGGCGATCTTCGGCCGGATGAGCGAGTTCTACTCGTCGCAGGGCGCGAGCGGGAAGCGTCAGGTCGTGCACTGGCACATCAAGGACGGCAAGGAGCTCGACAGCTTCCAGACCGTGCTGGCCGACGGCACCTGCACCGTCACCCACGGCACCGACGAGGAGTACCGCACCGCGCTGACGATGCCGGGCACCGAGTTCCTCAAGGTCGTCACGAACAACGCCAGCCCGGTCACGTTGTTCATGACCCGCAAGCTCAAGGTCGAGGGGGACGTCGGTTTCGCGACGGCCCTGCAGAAGATGTTCACGATCCCGTCCGCCTGA
- a CDS encoding acyl-CoA dehydrogenase family protein: MFSFELSEEHRDLREWVHGFAADVVRPAAAEWDEREETPWPILQEAAKIELYSFETLASFWGDESGLSMPLVNEELFWGDGGIGMAIFGTTLAVAGIFASGTPDQMVEFIPQCYGDAADPKVGAFCSSEPESGSDVGAMRTRAVYDEARDQWTLSGQKAWATNGGIANLHVVQAVVDPELGTKGQAAFVVPHGTPGLESTRKIKKMGLRASHTADVFLDDVVVPGNCLLGGKDKLDERLARARSGERSKGSAAMQTFELSRPTVGAQAIGIARAAYEYALEYAKERTTFGRPIIDNQSIAFTLADMKTEIDAARLLVWRAAWMGRNNVAFEAGEGSMSKLKAGRVAVWSTERAIQILGGAGFSREHPVERMHRDSKIYDIFEGTEQIQQLVIARAISGRHIA; encoded by the coding sequence ATGTTCTCCTTCGAACTGTCCGAGGAGCACCGCGACCTGCGGGAATGGGTGCACGGGTTCGCCGCCGACGTGGTCCGCCCGGCCGCCGCCGAGTGGGACGAGCGGGAGGAGACCCCGTGGCCGATCCTGCAGGAGGCCGCGAAGATCGAGCTCTACAGCTTCGAGACCCTCGCGTCGTTCTGGGGTGACGAGTCCGGTCTGTCGATGCCCCTGGTGAACGAGGAGCTCTTCTGGGGTGACGGCGGCATCGGGATGGCGATCTTCGGCACGACGCTGGCGGTGGCCGGTATCTTCGCCTCCGGCACCCCGGACCAGATGGTCGAGTTCATCCCGCAGTGCTACGGCGACGCCGCGGACCCGAAGGTCGGCGCGTTCTGCTCCTCGGAGCCCGAGTCCGGGTCCGACGTCGGGGCCATGCGCACCCGCGCCGTCTACGACGAGGCGCGCGACCAGTGGACGCTGTCCGGGCAGAAGGCCTGGGCGACCAACGGTGGGATCGCGAACCTGCACGTCGTCCAGGCGGTCGTCGACCCGGAGCTGGGCACCAAGGGGCAGGCCGCGTTCGTCGTCCCGCACGGCACGCCCGGCCTGGAGTCCACCCGCAAGATCAAGAAGATGGGGCTGCGCGCCTCGCACACCGCCGACGTCTTCCTCGACGACGTCGTCGTGCCCGGCAACTGCCTGCTCGGCGGCAAGGACAAGCTCGACGAGCGCCTGGCCCGCGCCCGATCCGGGGAGCGGTCGAAGGGTTCGGCCGCGATGCAGACGTTCGAGCTGTCCCGCCCGACCGTCGGGGCCCAGGCGATCGGCATCGCCCGCGCCGCCTACGAGTACGCGCTGGAGTACGCGAAGGAGCGGACGACGTTCGGCCGCCCGATCATCGACAACCAGTCGATCGCGTTCACCCTCGCCGACATGAAGACCGAGATCGACGCGGCCCGCCTGCTGGTGTGGCGCGCGGCCTGGATGGGGCGCAACAACGTCGCGTTCGAGGCCGGCGAGGGCTCGATGTCCAAGCTCAAGGCCGGACGGGTCGCGGTGTGGTCGACGGAGCGCGCGATCCAGATCCTGGGCGGCGCCGGCTTCTCCCGCGAGCACCCGGTGGAACGCATGCACCGGGACTCGAAGATCTACGACATCTTCGAGGGCACCGAGCAGATCCAGCAGCTCGTCATCGCCCGGGCGATCAGCGGGCGGCACATCGCCTGA
- a CDS encoding YciI family protein — MKYLLLKHYRGAPAPVNDVPMDQWSPQEVDDHIRFMNDFAARLEGTGEFVDGQALSPEGTFVRYDGEGRPPVTDGPFAETKDLIAGWMIIDVESYDRALELAGELSAAPGAGGKPIHEWLEVRPFLTAPPTVAE, encoded by the coding sequence ATGAAGTACCTGCTGCTCAAGCACTACCGCGGCGCGCCGGCGCCGGTCAACGACGTCCCGATGGACCAGTGGTCCCCGCAGGAGGTCGACGACCACATCCGGTTCATGAACGACTTCGCCGCCCGGCTCGAGGGCACCGGCGAGTTCGTCGACGGGCAGGCGCTCTCGCCCGAGGGCACGTTCGTCCGCTACGACGGGGAGGGCCGCCCGCCGGTCACCGACGGGCCCTTCGCCGAGACCAAGGACCTGATCGCCGGCTGGATGATCATCGACGTCGAGAGCTACGACCGGGCGCTGGAGCTGGCCGGCGAGCTGTCGGCGGCCCCCGGGGCCGGCGGGAAGCCGATCCACGAGTGGCTCGAGGTGCGTCCGTTCCTGACCGCCCCGCCGACGGTCGCCGAGTGA
- a CDS encoding RNA polymerase sigma factor, which translates to MLDELLLRELTPAVIGVLVRRGADFATAEDAVQEALVQASLSWPDGQPDDPKGWLVTVAWRKFLDARRSEAARRDREERVEVEPAPGPAESADDTLALFFLCAHPSLTPASAVALTLRAVGGLSTRQIAAAYLVPEATMAQRISRAKRTVSDVRFTEAGDPATVRRVLYLVFNEGYTGDVDLASEAIRLTRQLAAVDDGEETAGLLALMLLHHARRPARTRPDGSPVLLNEQDRSLWDTALIAEGVEVLQAALARDRLGEFQAQAAVAALHADAPRAEETDWTQIVGWYDELLRLTGSPVVALNRAVAVGEADGAAAGLAALATVDPGLPRHTAASAHLHEKAGDLTAAARLYAEAARTAPTLAERHHLTREAARIGQALG; encoded by the coding sequence ATGCTCGACGAACTGCTGCTGCGGGAGCTGACCCCCGCGGTGATCGGCGTCCTCGTCCGCCGCGGAGCCGACTTCGCGACGGCCGAGGACGCCGTGCAGGAGGCCCTCGTCCAGGCCTCGCTGAGCTGGCCGGACGGGCAGCCCGACGACCCGAAGGGCTGGCTGGTCACGGTCGCGTGGCGTAAGTTCCTCGACGCCCGCCGCTCCGAGGCGGCGCGCCGGGACCGGGAGGAGCGGGTCGAGGTCGAGCCGGCGCCCGGACCGGCCGAGTCCGCCGACGACACGTTGGCGCTGTTCTTCCTCTGCGCCCACCCGTCACTGACGCCGGCGTCCGCGGTGGCCCTGACGCTGCGGGCCGTCGGCGGCCTGAGCACCCGGCAGATCGCCGCGGCCTACCTGGTGCCCGAGGCGACGATGGCGCAGCGGATCAGCCGGGCCAAGCGCACGGTCTCCGACGTCCGGTTCACCGAGGCCGGCGACCCGGCGACCGTGCGCCGGGTGCTCTACCTGGTGTTCAACGAGGGCTACACCGGCGACGTCGACCTGGCCTCCGAGGCCATCCGGCTCACCCGGCAGCTGGCGGCGGTCGACGACGGGGAGGAGACCGCGGGGCTGCTCGCGCTGATGCTGCTGCACCACGCCCGCCGTCCGGCGCGGACCCGGCCCGACGGCAGCCCGGTCCTGCTGAACGAGCAGGACCGCTCCCTCTGGGACACCGCGCTCATCGCCGAGGGGGTCGAGGTCCTGCAGGCCGCGCTGGCCCGTGACCGGCTCGGCGAGTTCCAGGCGCAGGCCGCCGTCGCCGCCCTGCACGCGGACGCGCCGCGTGCCGAGGAGACCGACTGGACCCAGATCGTCGGCTGGTACGACGAGCTGCTGCGGCTCACCGGGAGCCCGGTCGTGGCGCTGAACCGGGCCGTCGCGGTCGGGGAGGCCGACGGCGCCGCGGCCGGGCTCGCGGCCCTGGCGACGGTGGACCCTGGCCTGCCCCGCCACACCGCCGCGTCGGCGCACCTGCACGAGAAGGCGGGCGACCTCACGGCCGCGGCACGGCTCTACGCCGAGGCCGCGCGGACCGCACCCACCCTCGCCGAGCGTCACCACCTCACCCGGGAGGCCGCGCGGATCGGTCAGGCTCTCGGCTGA
- a CDS encoding BPL-N domain-containing protein: MDRRRFLTISALTVAAGLVTREVATAAEDGPLALIYRGESVTSEGSPETLEALLRESPLKFRTAFVGPGEDTDLSESALSGAAVYVQPGGGTVDEAWPVLQKHGPAVTKFVEAGGAYLGFCLGAYLAGSEPGFGLLDGAPVPYTGTEGATVGDSSQTTVTVDWRGAKRELYFQDGAAFRLPANSTAEVLARYTNGLPAALVQNVGKGRIGLVGTHPEANEYWFSGGGFVDNRDLAQDLVSTTVTG, translated from the coding sequence ATGGACCGCAGACGGTTTCTGACCATCAGCGCACTGACGGTGGCGGCCGGCCTGGTCACCCGCGAGGTGGCGACGGCGGCCGAGGACGGACCGCTGGCCCTGATCTACCGCGGAGAGTCGGTGACCAGCGAGGGCTCGCCCGAGACGCTGGAGGCGTTGCTGCGGGAGTCGCCGCTGAAGTTCCGGACGGCGTTCGTCGGTCCCGGCGAGGACACCGACCTGTCGGAGTCGGCGCTGTCCGGCGCCGCGGTGTACGTGCAGCCCGGCGGGGGCACCGTCGACGAGGCATGGCCGGTCCTGCAGAAGCACGGTCCCGCCGTGACGAAGTTCGTCGAGGCGGGCGGCGCGTACCTCGGCTTCTGCCTCGGCGCCTACCTGGCCGGGTCCGAACCGGGCTTCGGTCTCCTCGACGGCGCGCCGGTCCCGTACACCGGCACCGAGGGCGCCACCGTCGGCGACAGCTCGCAGACCACGGTCACCGTGGACTGGCGGGGCGCGAAGCGGGAGCTGTACTTCCAGGACGGAGCGGCCTTCCGGCTGCCCGCGAACAGCACGGCCGAGGTGCTGGCCCGCTACACCAACGGCCTGCCCGCCGCGCTGGTGCAGAACGTCGGCAAGGGCCGCATCGGCCTGGTCGGCACCCACCCCGAGGCGAACGAGTACTGGTTCTCCGGTGGCGGGTTCGTCGACAACCGCGATCTCGCCCAGGACCTGGTGTCGACGACCGTCACGGGCTGA
- a CDS encoding esterase/lipase family protein: MSVRRVVAVLATTVVCALAAVGTGAVAHADESGPELSVPAADLEKSLTCHGDLTSGERSPVLLVPGSTLTPDVNYDWNYGPALAARGQAYCWVELPGNALDDIQVAGEYVTHAIRTMHDEAGRTIDVVGFSQGGMVPRWSLKYWPDTREAVRDVVGIDPSNHGTLDAHPVCAPGCAPAFWQQQTDSDFLTALNDGGETFAGIDYSVVYTYTDEVVFPNLPPEPSSELRTGDGAISDIAVQDICPVHVSEHLTMGSTDPVGYAVVVDALDHEGPADASRIDRSVCAAALMPGVDPVALPVNEARYLGQVGTAIATHPLVNAEPELREYARG; the protein is encoded by the coding sequence ATGTCCGTTCGCAGGGTCGTGGCGGTTCTGGCGACGACGGTCGTCTGCGCGCTCGCCGCGGTGGGGACCGGCGCGGTGGCCCACGCCGACGAGTCCGGCCCGGAGCTGAGCGTCCCGGCCGCGGACCTGGAGAAGAGCCTCACCTGCCATGGTGACCTCACCTCCGGTGAGCGTTCCCCGGTGCTGCTCGTGCCGGGCTCGACGCTGACCCCGGACGTCAACTACGACTGGAACTACGGGCCCGCCCTCGCGGCCCGCGGCCAGGCCTACTGCTGGGTCGAGCTGCCCGGCAACGCCCTCGACGACATCCAGGTCGCCGGCGAGTACGTCACCCACGCGATCCGCACGATGCACGACGAGGCCGGCCGGACGATCGACGTCGTCGGGTTCAGCCAGGGCGGGATGGTGCCGCGCTGGTCGTTGAAGTACTGGCCCGACACCCGCGAGGCGGTGCGCGACGTCGTCGGCATCGACCCGTCGAACCACGGCACGCTCGACGCCCACCCGGTCTGCGCGCCCGGCTGCGCCCCCGCGTTCTGGCAGCAGCAGACCGACTCGGACTTCCTGACCGCGCTCAATGACGGGGGCGAGACGTTCGCCGGGATCGACTACTCGGTCGTCTACACCTACACCGACGAGGTCGTGTTCCCGAACCTGCCGCCGGAGCCGAGCTCCGAGCTGCGCACCGGCGACGGGGCGATCTCCGACATCGCGGTGCAGGACATCTGCCCGGTGCACGTCTCCGAGCACCTGACGATGGGGTCCACCGACCCGGTCGGGTACGCCGTCGTCGTCGACGCCCTGGACCACGAGGGGCCGGCCGACGCGTCCCGGATCGACCGCTCGGTGTGCGCGGCGGCGCTGATGCCCGGTGTCGACCCGGTCGCTCTGCCGGTGAACGAGGCCCGCTACCTCGGTCAGGTCGGCACGGCCATCGCGACCCACCCGCTGGTGAACGCCGAGCCGGAGCTGCGCGAGTACGCCCGCGGCTGA
- the folP gene encoding dihydropteroate synthase, giving the protein MPSLTFRGRTWTRDRAMVMAIVNRTPDSFYDNGATFAEQAARDAVTAAVREGADVIDIGGVPASPGSEVTEQDEIDRVVPTVEWVRKQFPDVVISVDTFRAAPADAVCAAGADLVNDNWAAADPGILDVAARWGAGYISAHTDNVTPRTEPHRPFYDDVVASVLEQTTALAEKAVAAGVPREGIMIDPAIDFSKNTLHSLAVLREVDRMVATGWPVLLAMSNKTVVGESLDAPLGERVTGTLAATALAVDRGVAMVRAHQVAATRQTCEMVAIVRGERNPARAVRLLA; this is encoded by the coding sequence GTGCCGAGCCTGACGTTCCGCGGCCGCACCTGGACCCGTGACCGAGCCATGGTGATGGCGATCGTGAACCGGACGCCGGACTCGTTCTACGACAACGGCGCGACGTTCGCCGAGCAGGCCGCTCGCGACGCCGTCACCGCCGCGGTCCGCGAGGGCGCCGACGTGATCGACATCGGCGGGGTGCCCGCGAGCCCCGGCTCGGAGGTCACCGAGCAGGACGAGATCGACCGGGTGGTGCCCACCGTGGAGTGGGTGCGCAAGCAGTTCCCGGACGTGGTGATCAGCGTCGACACGTTCCGTGCCGCGCCCGCCGACGCCGTCTGCGCGGCCGGGGCCGATCTCGTCAACGACAACTGGGCGGCCGCCGACCCGGGCATCCTCGACGTCGCCGCGCGCTGGGGCGCCGGCTACATCAGCGCGCACACCGACAACGTCACCCCGCGCACCGAGCCGCACCGCCCGTTCTACGACGACGTCGTCGCCTCGGTGCTGGAGCAGACCACCGCGCTGGCGGAGAAGGCCGTCGCCGCCGGGGTCCCCCGCGAGGGAATCATGATCGACCCGGCGATCGACTTCTCGAAGAACACGCTGCACAGCCTCGCCGTGCTGCGCGAGGTGGACCGGATGGTCGCGACCGGCTGGCCGGTGCTGCTGGCGATGTCGAACAAGACCGTCGTCGGGGAGTCGCTGGACGCGCCGCTGGGGGAGCGGGTGACGGGGACCCTCGCGGCGACCGCGCTGGCCGTCGACCGCGGGGTGGCGATGGTTCGGGCGCACCAGGTCGCCGCCACCCGGCAGACCTGCGAGATGGTGGCGATCGTCCGTGGCGAGCGGAACCCGGCGCGAGCGGTGAGACTTCTGGCGTGA